A part of Paramisgurnus dabryanus chromosome 15, PD_genome_1.1, whole genome shotgun sequence genomic DNA contains:
- the LOC135731046 gene encoding protein mono-ADP-ribosyltransferase PARP4-like isoform X2 yields the protein MAVFDNCNVLLDVRTLPFKEKKKLRSALLDNGGNISYVVNKQCSFVVTSSVDDLSSNRQKSIHKLQIPVVGMQYVWSCLDKGHLLPFAEHVLTPQLTDPSSQHSSLRNPEGKVLTQIPVKGSVMGQTRTEIFEKGGPHPGKFRIYKGDQDLPEFPSHFQVAKYSLFKKNNSKTLSVLELQSAKGRAGQQYRVLCSILHESEKVIWDKLVYCSTSEDALEAYVMLMKEEKDKGFTQIFTLPPEAERLASYSLKQLLLEEKLNCSTLSQEVGVFVELVWTEALGSLSKILTAPVSSISLNDVSRVEGLLLQAQKTQDEEKVKTLLEEVNTVLPLQIADPPSKHKLVSQKLDLCQLIRDILNVSEATMRSPLPSSLGKYRALRCSIDVVPSENPEFTVISQMLQEKPIQIQKILRVSRGVELQMFKEELGNIKPLLHSTGTNSFVGILSRGLLLPRVGVEQHGIERTDIGNLGGGIYFSDSLTTSVKYSKPSVADGSRLLLVCDVALGQCKNLLKRDTTLTCAPEGYHSVHGVRRTPKTTSEFQDDEYVVYNTDQIKLKYVVQYTLEEDQLTEFHPQINTSEELTQPTERILLIDDSEGLECTKNPLEEMTAGLLDSSGKTLPLKAVHVRCKLMDLLCQVIIFQTYTNQSEVPIEAKYVFPLEETAAVCGFEAFINGKHVIGKVKEKEQARKEYRQAIEKGHGAYLMDQDAPDVFTISVGNLPPGATVLIKVTFITELVVRGGSIIFSLPGSVAPWQQSAALNQKTQGTVEKISVTELQSEGEFSLCMSIEMPYEIINLESSHLIKIKRTDCKAVISTLPGQTLGSDGLQVTFSLSKIHMPRMWVEKHPDKESQACMLVFYPDFKSNSEGPSSVSDVIILLDTSESMRGDAMLNARRIALQVLNSLDRSLKINIISFGTDYKEAFPAPVLLDETFESARKFIMSCNETGGSTELWRPLRSLSLIPPSHGMRNILLISDGHVQNQALTLQLVRENSCHTRVFTCGLSLTANRHMLRALAQAGGGTYEFFNTKMKHTWTEKVRAQVQRVESPGCRSVAVKWQQFNPTAPPPVQAPSQLHALFSDCHTLVYGFVPHCTQAMLFGDLSGQEIKTMVSTTELQKTNGTFLHKLTARAIIRDYEDGILGNSEAEHEGKKAELKSYITELSKEFSVLSQFTSFVAIEERDQNQLDTGFTDIPKLIAEEDVDILPYMGWTEEEQTKEVDSEESLVGMCFESCALSDKLSDDMTFKDDESECFDMLELESSDYESSAQDISYAFEMAVPFSSRRGAAVSYEMRSQSMQNYADRAEHGCGYLPFTLKIKSPSRAARQRGFLSPPMVPLNSSLLPSPPRPLCDAPSVECWEGGRTVTNSMTFDALPQARASGASLSSFAEGASRPAPFAVPYHLAFATGASLPTPQGPDFSVRAFSTPAFIVRAFPPPHLADSPPSSFVGASPPVGASLKERPLPPPPIMRSAASLPPPPPPPPSFQSVSCYKRMSAAVSEQPWDLSSPEIRPSSERCLRESIISSAPASGRAIKKRKSVPLKEGLMLGSALQLMVGSAMQLRRRSLEDTVDWDELFQLQHEDGYWECTGSLSSFLKLDIDFFANVFLKEKGICSLGAKAHADILRLVATLLVLQLIRVKKSAEGKLLQSLFSLKDSEGPRPVHWEAVKKAVDWACWADKQYPCVCSRLEFGWDWESSTRQLLGCDSPLPYSPLVSVLDRRLGLSVI from the exons CTGAGATTTTTGAGAAGGGCGGACCCCATCCCGGGAAGTTTAG AATTTACAAAGGTGATCAGGATCTGCCTGAATTTCCTTCACATTTTCAAGTTGCCAAGTATTCTTTGTTTAAGAAG AATAACTCGAAGACTTTATCAGTTTTGGAGCTACAGAGTGCCAAAGGAAGAGCTGGTCAACAGTATCGCGTCTTATGTTCAATCTTGCATGAATCAGAG AAAGTGATATGGGACAAGCTTGTGTACTGCAGCACCTCTGAAGATGCTCTGGAAGCGTATGTGATGCTGATGAAAGAAGAGAAAGATAAAGGATTCACACAGATTTTTACACTTCCACCTGAGGCTGAGCGCTTGGCATCCTACAGCTTAAAACAG CTCCTTTTGGAGGAGAAGCTGAACTGCAGCACACTATCACAGGAAGTGGGCGTCTTCGTGGAGCTGGTTTGGACCGAAGCTCTTGGTTCCCTTAGTAAAATCCTCACGGCCCCTGTTTCCAGCATCAGCCTTAATGAT GTGAGCAGGGTGGAGGGATTGCTGCTGCAGGCACAAAAGACTCAAGATGAGGAGAAAGTCAAGACCCTGCTAGAGGAGGTCAACACTGTTTTACCCCTTCAAATAGCCGACCCTCCTTCCAAACACAAACTTGTGTCTCAGAAACTAGACCTTTGTCAG CTGATCAGAGATATTTTGAATGTGAGTGAGGCCACTATGAGAAGCCCCTTGCCCTCATCTTTGGGAAAGTATCGTGCCCTGAGGTGCAGCATTGATGTGGTCCCATCAGAAAACCCTGAGTTCACTGTTATCTCTCAAATGCTTCAAGAAAA GCCTATTCAGATTCAGAAGATTTTACGTGTGAGCAGGGGGGTGGAGCTTCAGATGTTTAAGGAGGAGTTAGGCAACATTAAGCCCCTCCTCCACTCGACTGGCACCAACAGTTTTGTTGGAATACTTTCACG AGGTTTGCTGCTGCCCAGGGTCGGAGTGGAACAACACGGAATTGAGAGGACAGATATCGGGAATCTTGGAGGAGGCATCTACTTCAGTGATTCTCTGAC GACTAGTGTGAAATACTCCAAGCCCAGCGTAGCCGATGGCTCTCGACTGCTGTTGGTGTGTGACGTGGCTCTGGGCCAGTGCAAGAACCTGCTGAAAAGAGACACCACTTTGACCTGCGCCCCCGAGGGCTATCACAGTGTACATGGAGTCCGCCGAACTCCAAAAACTACCTCAGAGTTTCAG GATGATGAGTATGTTGTATATAACACAGATCAGATCAAACTCAAGTATGTAGTGCAGTACACTTTAGAGGAGGACCAGCTGACAGAGTTTCATCCTCAGATCAACACTTCTGAGGAGCTCACACAGCCCACCGAAAGAATCT TGCTCATTGATGACAGTGAAGGTCTGGAGTGCACTAAGAATCCTCTAGAGGAGATGACCGCAGGTCTCCTGGACAGCAGTGGCAAGACACTTCCTCTGAAGGCTGTCCATGTAAGGTGCAAATTAATGGACTTGCTTTGTCAG gtcatcatttttcagacttaCACAAACCAAAGTGAAGTTCCCATTGAAGCAAAATACGTCTTTCCACTGGAGGAAACAGCAGCGGTGTGTGGATTTGAGGCCTTTATCAATGGAAAGCATGTCATTGGAAAG GTGAAGGAAAAAGAACAGGCTCGTAAAGAATACAGACAAGCAATAGAGAAGGGCCATGGAGCGTATCTAATGGACCAGGATGCACCT GATGTATTTACTATCAGCGTTGGGAACCTTCCTCCAGGAGCCACAGTTTTGATCAAGGTGACCTTCATCACTGAGCTGGTTGTGAGAGGAGGCTCCATCATCTTCTCTCTGCCCGGCAGTGTAGCACCGTGGCAGCAGAGCGCCGCTCTCAATCAGAAAACTCAG GGAACTGTTGAGAAGATCTCTGTGACAGAGCTTCAGTCAGAGGG GGAGTTCTCTCTGTGTATGTCCATTGAAATGCCTTATGAGATCATCAACTTAGAGTCTTCACACCTCATCAAAATCAAG AGGACAGACTGTAAGGCTGTGATCAGTACTTTGCCAGGACAAACTCTTGGATCTGATGGGCTCCAGGTGACCTTCAGTCTTTCTAAGATCCACATGCCCAGAATGTGGGTGGAGAAACATCCAGACAAAGAGAGTCAG GCCTGCATGTTGGTGTTTTATCCAGACTTTAAGTCCAACTCTGAAGGTCCATCCAGTGTGAGTGATGTCATCATCCTGTTGGACACCTCAGAGTCAATGCGGGGAGACGCCATGCTAAACGCTCGCAGGATTGCTCTTCAAGTCCTTAACTCTTTAGACCGATCACTAAAGATCAACATCATCTCTTTTGGCACTG ATTACAAGGAAGCGTTTCCTGCACCAGTGCTCTTAGATGAAACTTTTGAATCAGCCAGAAAATTCATTATG TCGTGTAATGAAACAGGTGGCAGCACTGAGTTGTGGAGGCCTCTCCGTAGCCTGAGCCTGATACCTCCATCACATGGCATGAGAAACATCCTGCTGATCTCTGATGGACACGTACAGAACCAGGCGCTGACTCTTCAGCTGGTCCGAGAAAACTCCTGCCACACGCGAGTCTTCACCTGCGGCCTCAG CCTGACAGCTAATCGTCATATGCTCAGAGCTTTGGCTCAAGCAGGCGGTGGGACGTATGAATTTTTCAACACAAAGATGAAACACACATGGACAGAGAAG GTGCGTGCTCAGGTTCAGCGGGTGGAGTCTCCCGGCTGCAGATCAGTGGCAGTGAAATGGCAGCAATTTAATCCCACAGCACCCCCTCCTGTTCAGGCCCCCTCACAGCTTCACGCTCTCTTCAGTGACTGTCATACACTCGTGTACGGCTTTGTGCCACACTGTACTCAG GCCATGCTGTTTGGTGATCTGAGTGGACAGGAGATAAAAACAATGGTGTCAACCACAGAACTTCAAAAGACAAACGGAACT TTCCTTCACAAGTTAACAGCCAGAGCGATCATCAGAGATTATGAAGATGGCATACTCGGAAACAGTGAGGCAGAACATGAG GGAAAGAAAGCAGAGCTGAAGTCTTACATCACTGAACTCAGTAAAGAGTTCTCCGTCTTGTCTCAGTTCACCAGCTTTGTGGCCATTGAAGAGAGG GACCAGAATCAGCTTGACACTGGATTCACAGATATTCCTAAACTAATCGCAGAAGAGGATGTGGATATTCTGCCTTATATGGGCTGGACTGAGGAGGAGCAGACTAAAGAG gtAGATTCTGAGGAGAGCCTCGTAGGCATGTGCTTTGAGAGCTGTGCTCTTTCTGATAAACTTTCCGATGACATGACATTTAAAGATGATGAATCTGAGTGTTTTGATATGTTAGAACTGGAGTCAAGCGATTATGAAAGTTCTGCCCAGGATATTAGTTATGCTTTTGAAATGGCAGTGCCTTTTTCTTCACGTCGCGGAGCAGCTGTTTCATATGAAATGCGTTCACAATCAATGCAAAACTATGCAGACCGTGCAGAGCATGGATGTGGCTACCTTCCtttcactttaaagataaaatcACCTTCCCGTGCTGCCCGTCAAAGAGGTTTTCTCTCTCCACCTATGGTCCCGCTTAACTCCTCTCTGCTTCCTTCTCCACCTCGTCCTCTGTGTGATGCCCCTTCTGTTGAGTGTTGGGAAGGCGGAAGGACTGTGACGAACAGCATGACTTTTGATGCTTTACCTCAGGCTCGTGCCTCGGGGGCTTCTCTTTCATCTTTTGCTGAGGGGGCTTCTCGTCCAGCTCCTTTCGCAGTGCCTTATCATCTAGCTTTTGCTACTGGGGCTTCTCTTCCCACTCCTCAAGGTCCAGATTTTTCTGTTAGAGCTTTTTCTACTCCAGCTTTCATTGTTAGGGCTTTTCCTCCACCTCATCTTGCTGATTCTCCACCATCTTCTTTTGTTGGTGCATCTCCTCCGGTTGGTGCCTCCCTAAAAGAAAGGCCCCTTCCTCCACCTCCTATCATGCGTTCTGCTGcttctcttcctcctcctcctcctcctcctccttccTTTCAATCAGTATCATGTTACAAGAGAATGTCAGCTGCTGTCTCTGAACAGCCATGGGATTTATCAAGCCCTGAAATCAGACCTTCATCGGAGAGATGCTTAAGAGAAAGCATAATCTCTTCTGCACCCG CTTCAGGCAGAGCTATAAAAAAAAGGAAATCAGTACCCCTTAAGGAAGGATTAATGTTAGGGTCAGCCCTGCAACTAATGGTAGGGTCAGCCATGCAACTAAGACGAAGATCACTTGAGGACACAGTGGACTGGGATGAGCTGTTTCAGCTTCAACATGAG GATGGATACTGGGAATGCACTGGGAGTCTGAGTAGCTTCCTCAAACTGGACATAGACTTCTTTGCCAATGTCTTCCTTAAGGAGAAAGGCATTTGTTCACTGG GTGCAAAGGCTCATGCAGATATTTTGAGACTGGTGGCCACTCTGTTGGTGCTGCAGCTGATTCGAGTAAAGAAGTCAGCCGAGGGGAAGCTGCTTCAGTCTCTCTTCTCTCTGAAAGACTCTGAGGGTCCCAG GCCAGTGCACTGGGAGGCTGTGAAGAAAGCAGTGGACTGGGCTTGCTGGGCAGATAAACAATATCCATGTGTGTGCAGCAGACTGGAGTTCGGCTGGGATTGGGAATCATCCACACGCCAGTTACTGGGCTGTGATTCACCACTTCCATACTCTCCACTCGTATCTGTTCTGGACAGGCGTTTGGGTTTATCTGTTATTTAG
- the LOC135731046 gene encoding protein mono-ADP-ribosyltransferase PARP4-like isoform X1 codes for MAVFDNCNVLLDVRTLPFKEKKKLRSALLDNGGNISYVVNKQCSFVVTSSVDDLSSNRQKSIHKLQIPVVGMQYVWSCLDKGHLLPFAEHVLTPQLTDPSSQHSSLRNPEGKVLTQIPVKGSVMGQTRTEIFEKGGPHPGKFRIYKGDQDLPEFPSHFQVAKYSLFKKNNSKTLSVLELQSAKGRAGQQYRVLCSILHESEKKVIWDKLVYCSTSEDALEAYVMLMKEEKDKGFTQIFTLPPEAERLASYSLKQLLLEEKLNCSTLSQEVGVFVELVWTEALGSLSKILTAPVSSISLNDVSRVEGLLLQAQKTQDEEKVKTLLEEVNTVLPLQIADPPSKHKLVSQKLDLCQLIRDILNVSEATMRSPLPSSLGKYRALRCSIDVVPSENPEFTVISQMLQEKPIQIQKILRVSRGVELQMFKEELGNIKPLLHSTGTNSFVGILSRGLLLPRVGVEQHGIERTDIGNLGGGIYFSDSLTTSVKYSKPSVADGSRLLLVCDVALGQCKNLLKRDTTLTCAPEGYHSVHGVRRTPKTTSEFQDDEYVVYNTDQIKLKYVVQYTLEEDQLTEFHPQINTSEELTQPTERILLIDDSEGLECTKNPLEEMTAGLLDSSGKTLPLKAVHVRCKLMDLLCQVIIFQTYTNQSEVPIEAKYVFPLEETAAVCGFEAFINGKHVIGKVKEKEQARKEYRQAIEKGHGAYLMDQDAPDVFTISVGNLPPGATVLIKVTFITELVVRGGSIIFSLPGSVAPWQQSAALNQKTQGTVEKISVTELQSEGEFSLCMSIEMPYEIINLESSHLIKIKRTDCKAVISTLPGQTLGSDGLQVTFSLSKIHMPRMWVEKHPDKESQACMLVFYPDFKSNSEGPSSVSDVIILLDTSESMRGDAMLNARRIALQVLNSLDRSLKINIISFGTDYKEAFPAPVLLDETFESARKFIMSCNETGGSTELWRPLRSLSLIPPSHGMRNILLISDGHVQNQALTLQLVRENSCHTRVFTCGLSLTANRHMLRALAQAGGGTYEFFNTKMKHTWTEKVRAQVQRVESPGCRSVAVKWQQFNPTAPPPVQAPSQLHALFSDCHTLVYGFVPHCTQAMLFGDLSGQEIKTMVSTTELQKTNGTFLHKLTARAIIRDYEDGILGNSEAEHEGKKAELKSYITELSKEFSVLSQFTSFVAIEERDQNQLDTGFTDIPKLIAEEDVDILPYMGWTEEEQTKEVDSEESLVGMCFESCALSDKLSDDMTFKDDESECFDMLELESSDYESSAQDISYAFEMAVPFSSRRGAAVSYEMRSQSMQNYADRAEHGCGYLPFTLKIKSPSRAARQRGFLSPPMVPLNSSLLPSPPRPLCDAPSVECWEGGRTVTNSMTFDALPQARASGASLSSFAEGASRPAPFAVPYHLAFATGASLPTPQGPDFSVRAFSTPAFIVRAFPPPHLADSPPSSFVGASPPVGASLKERPLPPPPIMRSAASLPPPPPPPPSFQSVSCYKRMSAAVSEQPWDLSSPEIRPSSERCLRESIISSAPASGRAIKKRKSVPLKEGLMLGSALQLMVGSAMQLRRRSLEDTVDWDELFQLQHEDGYWECTGSLSSFLKLDIDFFANVFLKEKGICSLGAKAHADILRLVATLLVLQLIRVKKSAEGKLLQSLFSLKDSEGPRPVHWEAVKKAVDWACWADKQYPCVCSRLEFGWDWESSTRQLLGCDSPLPYSPLVSVLDRRLGLSVI; via the exons CTGAGATTTTTGAGAAGGGCGGACCCCATCCCGGGAAGTTTAG AATTTACAAAGGTGATCAGGATCTGCCTGAATTTCCTTCACATTTTCAAGTTGCCAAGTATTCTTTGTTTAAGAAG AATAACTCGAAGACTTTATCAGTTTTGGAGCTACAGAGTGCCAAAGGAAGAGCTGGTCAACAGTATCGCGTCTTATGTTCAATCTTGCATGAATCAGAG AAGAAAGTGATATGGGACAAGCTTGTGTACTGCAGCACCTCTGAAGATGCTCTGGAAGCGTATGTGATGCTGATGAAAGAAGAGAAAGATAAAGGATTCACACAGATTTTTACACTTCCACCTGAGGCTGAGCGCTTGGCATCCTACAGCTTAAAACAG CTCCTTTTGGAGGAGAAGCTGAACTGCAGCACACTATCACAGGAAGTGGGCGTCTTCGTGGAGCTGGTTTGGACCGAAGCTCTTGGTTCCCTTAGTAAAATCCTCACGGCCCCTGTTTCCAGCATCAGCCTTAATGAT GTGAGCAGGGTGGAGGGATTGCTGCTGCAGGCACAAAAGACTCAAGATGAGGAGAAAGTCAAGACCCTGCTAGAGGAGGTCAACACTGTTTTACCCCTTCAAATAGCCGACCCTCCTTCCAAACACAAACTTGTGTCTCAGAAACTAGACCTTTGTCAG CTGATCAGAGATATTTTGAATGTGAGTGAGGCCACTATGAGAAGCCCCTTGCCCTCATCTTTGGGAAAGTATCGTGCCCTGAGGTGCAGCATTGATGTGGTCCCATCAGAAAACCCTGAGTTCACTGTTATCTCTCAAATGCTTCAAGAAAA GCCTATTCAGATTCAGAAGATTTTACGTGTGAGCAGGGGGGTGGAGCTTCAGATGTTTAAGGAGGAGTTAGGCAACATTAAGCCCCTCCTCCACTCGACTGGCACCAACAGTTTTGTTGGAATACTTTCACG AGGTTTGCTGCTGCCCAGGGTCGGAGTGGAACAACACGGAATTGAGAGGACAGATATCGGGAATCTTGGAGGAGGCATCTACTTCAGTGATTCTCTGAC GACTAGTGTGAAATACTCCAAGCCCAGCGTAGCCGATGGCTCTCGACTGCTGTTGGTGTGTGACGTGGCTCTGGGCCAGTGCAAGAACCTGCTGAAAAGAGACACCACTTTGACCTGCGCCCCCGAGGGCTATCACAGTGTACATGGAGTCCGCCGAACTCCAAAAACTACCTCAGAGTTTCAG GATGATGAGTATGTTGTATATAACACAGATCAGATCAAACTCAAGTATGTAGTGCAGTACACTTTAGAGGAGGACCAGCTGACAGAGTTTCATCCTCAGATCAACACTTCTGAGGAGCTCACACAGCCCACCGAAAGAATCT TGCTCATTGATGACAGTGAAGGTCTGGAGTGCACTAAGAATCCTCTAGAGGAGATGACCGCAGGTCTCCTGGACAGCAGTGGCAAGACACTTCCTCTGAAGGCTGTCCATGTAAGGTGCAAATTAATGGACTTGCTTTGTCAG gtcatcatttttcagacttaCACAAACCAAAGTGAAGTTCCCATTGAAGCAAAATACGTCTTTCCACTGGAGGAAACAGCAGCGGTGTGTGGATTTGAGGCCTTTATCAATGGAAAGCATGTCATTGGAAAG GTGAAGGAAAAAGAACAGGCTCGTAAAGAATACAGACAAGCAATAGAGAAGGGCCATGGAGCGTATCTAATGGACCAGGATGCACCT GATGTATTTACTATCAGCGTTGGGAACCTTCCTCCAGGAGCCACAGTTTTGATCAAGGTGACCTTCATCACTGAGCTGGTTGTGAGAGGAGGCTCCATCATCTTCTCTCTGCCCGGCAGTGTAGCACCGTGGCAGCAGAGCGCCGCTCTCAATCAGAAAACTCAG GGAACTGTTGAGAAGATCTCTGTGACAGAGCTTCAGTCAGAGGG GGAGTTCTCTCTGTGTATGTCCATTGAAATGCCTTATGAGATCATCAACTTAGAGTCTTCACACCTCATCAAAATCAAG AGGACAGACTGTAAGGCTGTGATCAGTACTTTGCCAGGACAAACTCTTGGATCTGATGGGCTCCAGGTGACCTTCAGTCTTTCTAAGATCCACATGCCCAGAATGTGGGTGGAGAAACATCCAGACAAAGAGAGTCAG GCCTGCATGTTGGTGTTTTATCCAGACTTTAAGTCCAACTCTGAAGGTCCATCCAGTGTGAGTGATGTCATCATCCTGTTGGACACCTCAGAGTCAATGCGGGGAGACGCCATGCTAAACGCTCGCAGGATTGCTCTTCAAGTCCTTAACTCTTTAGACCGATCACTAAAGATCAACATCATCTCTTTTGGCACTG ATTACAAGGAAGCGTTTCCTGCACCAGTGCTCTTAGATGAAACTTTTGAATCAGCCAGAAAATTCATTATG TCGTGTAATGAAACAGGTGGCAGCACTGAGTTGTGGAGGCCTCTCCGTAGCCTGAGCCTGATACCTCCATCACATGGCATGAGAAACATCCTGCTGATCTCTGATGGACACGTACAGAACCAGGCGCTGACTCTTCAGCTGGTCCGAGAAAACTCCTGCCACACGCGAGTCTTCACCTGCGGCCTCAG CCTGACAGCTAATCGTCATATGCTCAGAGCTTTGGCTCAAGCAGGCGGTGGGACGTATGAATTTTTCAACACAAAGATGAAACACACATGGACAGAGAAG GTGCGTGCTCAGGTTCAGCGGGTGGAGTCTCCCGGCTGCAGATCAGTGGCAGTGAAATGGCAGCAATTTAATCCCACAGCACCCCCTCCTGTTCAGGCCCCCTCACAGCTTCACGCTCTCTTCAGTGACTGTCATACACTCGTGTACGGCTTTGTGCCACACTGTACTCAG GCCATGCTGTTTGGTGATCTGAGTGGACAGGAGATAAAAACAATGGTGTCAACCACAGAACTTCAAAAGACAAACGGAACT TTCCTTCACAAGTTAACAGCCAGAGCGATCATCAGAGATTATGAAGATGGCATACTCGGAAACAGTGAGGCAGAACATGAG GGAAAGAAAGCAGAGCTGAAGTCTTACATCACTGAACTCAGTAAAGAGTTCTCCGTCTTGTCTCAGTTCACCAGCTTTGTGGCCATTGAAGAGAGG GACCAGAATCAGCTTGACACTGGATTCACAGATATTCCTAAACTAATCGCAGAAGAGGATGTGGATATTCTGCCTTATATGGGCTGGACTGAGGAGGAGCAGACTAAAGAG gtAGATTCTGAGGAGAGCCTCGTAGGCATGTGCTTTGAGAGCTGTGCTCTTTCTGATAAACTTTCCGATGACATGACATTTAAAGATGATGAATCTGAGTGTTTTGATATGTTAGAACTGGAGTCAAGCGATTATGAAAGTTCTGCCCAGGATATTAGTTATGCTTTTGAAATGGCAGTGCCTTTTTCTTCACGTCGCGGAGCAGCTGTTTCATATGAAATGCGTTCACAATCAATGCAAAACTATGCAGACCGTGCAGAGCATGGATGTGGCTACCTTCCtttcactttaaagataaaatcACCTTCCCGTGCTGCCCGTCAAAGAGGTTTTCTCTCTCCACCTATGGTCCCGCTTAACTCCTCTCTGCTTCCTTCTCCACCTCGTCCTCTGTGTGATGCCCCTTCTGTTGAGTGTTGGGAAGGCGGAAGGACTGTGACGAACAGCATGACTTTTGATGCTTTACCTCAGGCTCGTGCCTCGGGGGCTTCTCTTTCATCTTTTGCTGAGGGGGCTTCTCGTCCAGCTCCTTTCGCAGTGCCTTATCATCTAGCTTTTGCTACTGGGGCTTCTCTTCCCACTCCTCAAGGTCCAGATTTTTCTGTTAGAGCTTTTTCTACTCCAGCTTTCATTGTTAGGGCTTTTCCTCCACCTCATCTTGCTGATTCTCCACCATCTTCTTTTGTTGGTGCATCTCCTCCGGTTGGTGCCTCCCTAAAAGAAAGGCCCCTTCCTCCACCTCCTATCATGCGTTCTGCTGcttctcttcctcctcctcctcctcctcctccttccTTTCAATCAGTATCATGTTACAAGAGAATGTCAGCTGCTGTCTCTGAACAGCCATGGGATTTATCAAGCCCTGAAATCAGACCTTCATCGGAGAGATGCTTAAGAGAAAGCATAATCTCTTCTGCACCCG CTTCAGGCAGAGCTATAAAAAAAAGGAAATCAGTACCCCTTAAGGAAGGATTAATGTTAGGGTCAGCCCTGCAACTAATGGTAGGGTCAGCCATGCAACTAAGACGAAGATCACTTGAGGACACAGTGGACTGGGATGAGCTGTTTCAGCTTCAACATGAG GATGGATACTGGGAATGCACTGGGAGTCTGAGTAGCTTCCTCAAACTGGACATAGACTTCTTTGCCAATGTCTTCCTTAAGGAGAAAGGCATTTGTTCACTGG GTGCAAAGGCTCATGCAGATATTTTGAGACTGGTGGCCACTCTGTTGGTGCTGCAGCTGATTCGAGTAAAGAAGTCAGCCGAGGGGAAGCTGCTTCAGTCTCTCTTCTCTCTGAAAGACTCTGAGGGTCCCAG GCCAGTGCACTGGGAGGCTGTGAAGAAAGCAGTGGACTGGGCTTGCTGGGCAGATAAACAATATCCATGTGTGTGCAGCAGACTGGAGTTCGGCTGGGATTGGGAATCATCCACACGCCAGTTACTGGGCTGTGATTCACCACTTCCATACTCTCCACTCGTATCTGTTCTGGACAGGCGTTTGGGTTTATCTGTTATTTAG